The stretch of DNA CGAGGGCTGGCGGCAGGTCGGTAGGGGCGCCGGCCGCGTGCTGGTGGGCCCGCACGACGGTGGAGTCGACCGAGATGTCCCAGTCGATGTCGCCGCTCGCGTCCGCCTCGGCCTGGACCCGCTGGAGCAGGCGCTCCCAGGTCCCGTCGGCCGACCACAGTCGGTGGCGTTCGTAGATGGTCTTCCAGGGACCGAAACGCTCGGGCAGGTCACGCCAGTGCACACCGGTCCGCACCCGGTGCAGAATCCCGTCGATCACCTGCCGGTGGTCCCGCCACCGCCCGCAACGCCTGTTGCTGACCGGCAGGAACGGCCGCAGCCGTTCCCACTCGGCATCTGTCAGATCACCCCGCCCCATGACCGAACCAACGACCAGAGCAAGCGAAAGTCACATGATCGGCCGGACAGCTCCTAGTCGAGCCGCGCCTGGTCGAGCTTCGCCGAGTCGAACTCCGCCGGGCCCGCAGGGGTACGCCCCCGCGGGCCCGGCCGCGGTCACTCCTGCCCGGTGGCGCTCCGGCCGTGGCGCCCGTGGCCCGCCGCCGAAGCCAGGTCCTGCCGGAGCGCGAAGTAGGCGGCCTTCGGCTGGTACTTGGCGTCGTAGAGCAGGCCGTAGCCCTCCCCGGCGAAGGTGCCCGGGATCCAGGAGTCGCCGTCGTAGACGCCCCAGGCCGTGAACGAGATGCACTGCCGGACGAGTTGGCAGCCCTTGAGCATCTCGGAGAACTCGTACGGCTGGGCGAGCTCGGCGAGCGGGCTGGTCGGCACCTGGTCGGTCGCGTTGTTCACGAAGGTGCGCACGTCCGCCTCGGTGACGGCGGTCTTCAGCCCCAGGTCGCCGTAGCCCTGGAGGTCGGCCTGGAAGCGCTGGGCGTCGAAGCCGTACTGGGTGTCCAGGTGGCCCTGCTCGCCGATGCCGTCGATCGGCACCCCCTGCGCGCGCAGCTTCGCCACGTAGTCGTGCACCGCCTGGTACTTGGCGTTGGTGCCGTCCTGGCCGGCGATGTTGTAGTCGTTGTAGAACAGCAGCGCCTTCGGGTCGGCCTGGTGCGCCCAGCGGAAGGCGTCGGCGATGACGTCCTCGCCCAGGTGCTGGACCCAGAAGTCCTTGCTGTTCAGGCCGTTGGGCAGGGCGGCGTCCCAGGAGTTGGAGAAGACCTCGTTGGCCACGTCCCACTGCCAGATCTTGCCGCGGAAGTGGCCGACCTCCTCGGTGATGTGCCGGTGCAGGATCTCGCGCAGCTGCGCGTCGGTGATGGAGCCGTCGCTCACCCCGGTGGTGAGCCAGGCCGGCAGCTGGTTGTGCCACAGCAGGGTGTGGCCGCGGACCTCCTGCCCGTGCTGCCGGGCGAACCGCACCAGCTGGTCCGCGGCCTTCCAGTCGTAGCTGCCCCGAGTGGGCTCCACCGCCTCCCACTTCATGACGTTCTCCGGGGTGACGACGGAGAACTGGTCGGCGGCGATCCGGGTGTACGCCTGGTCGGACCCCAGCAGGGCCATGTCGACGGCGGTGCCGATGCGCAGGCCCTGCTTCGCTCCCAGCGCCCGCAGGGAGTCGCTCGGCGCCCGGTAACCGGCGTCCGCGGCGGCGGACCCGGCTGCGGACCCGGCTGCGGACGGGGCGGACGCGGCGGCGGACGGGGCGAGCATGAGGACGGCGGCGATGCCGGCGGCGGTGGCGAGCTGACGGCGTAGCTTCACGGCGTACTCCTTGGATCACGGGTGGGGTGGGGGCTCGGCAGCCCGAAAGTTTCGAGAATGTTGCCGAACTTCGGGAAAGCTAGCCCCAGGAATCCACTGGCGTCAATGGTCTTGCAGACGAGGGGAGTTGGCGCCGACCGGCCGAACGCAGGTCGGCCGCAGCACCGTGACGGTGCTGCGGCCGACGGATCGCGTGCAGTGCTCAGGCGCAGTCGGCGCCGTTCAGGGTGAACTTGGCCGGGGCCGGGTTGCTGCCGGAGTACGTTGCCTGGAAGCCGAGGCTCGCACTCGCGCCGGGGGCGAGGGTGCCGTTCCAGCCGGCGTCCCGGGCGGTCACGGTGGCGCCCGACTGGGTCACCGTGGCGTTCCAGGCGTTGGAGATCCGCTGGTCACCGGCGAAGCTCCAGCCGAGCGTCCAGCCGGAGACGGTGG from Kitasatospora sp. MMS16-BH015 encodes:
- a CDS encoding endo-1,4-beta-xylanase, with the protein product MKLRRQLATAAGIAAVLMLAPSAAASAPSAAGSAAGSAAADAGYRAPSDSLRALGAKQGLRIGTAVDMALLGSDQAYTRIAADQFSVVTPENVMKWEAVEPTRGSYDWKAADQLVRFARQHGQEVRGHTLLWHNQLPAWLTTGVSDGSITDAQLREILHRHITEEVGHFRGKIWQWDVANEVFSNSWDAALPNGLNSKDFWVQHLGEDVIADAFRWAHQADPKALLFYNDYNIAGQDGTNAKYQAVHDYVAKLRAQGVPIDGIGEQGHLDTQYGFDAQRFQADLQGYGDLGLKTAVTEADVRTFVNNATDQVPTSPLAELAQPYEFSEMLKGCQLVRQCISFTAWGVYDGDSWIPGTFAGEGYGLLYDAKYQPKAAYFALRQDLASAAGHGRHGRSATGQE